From one Cygnus atratus isolate AKBS03 ecotype Queensland, Australia unplaced genomic scaffold, CAtr_DNAZoo_HiC_assembly HiC_scaffold_138, whole genome shotgun sequence genomic stretch:
- the LOC118261572 gene encoding zinc finger protein 497-like, with the protein MTAAMAWPPEDGEQEDEDEEEAEGSGEDLPRRPYRCGECGKAFAQSSNLLKHRRVHTGERPYRCGECGKAFGWSSSLLEHRKGHAGAKPHACGECGKAFSRGSTLLEHQRTHTGEKPYRCGQCGARFSQSSTLVHHRRTHTGERPYGCPECGRAFGRKSTLATHRRTHTGERPYECPECGKAFGQSSKLLRHQVTHTGEKPYKCPECGKIFSQSSNLAEHRRTHGAARRHFCPLCGKGFALGSYLAKHRLTHTSERPYRCTECGKSFRQSSNLIQHQRTHTGERPYTCGLCGKSFCQNSHLAKHRRTHTSERPYHCGDCGKSFRQSANLLEHRHTHTGERPYRCGQCGKTFGWSSAFSKHQRTHLATISRTSRSIKVAQSHGFVYVMVAQSHGFVLENHLKNFQEAPLARHHCPGREKTTPFWVKKRPDWGSPVPGSSCGSRESVPVGFGVKKGKNGPIAGGERPGELSGARIAFWGAAMEGGEEPRGPRRDGAVPSEPRAAPPTPPGDHPRGFINLLGLLETADRPSKPYRCTECGRTFGQSSNLLEHQRTHTGERPFSCPQCPKSFGRSSTLAEHLRTHTGEKPYACPTCARTFSRSSTLTEHRRTHTGETPFSCPECGRTFGRTSNLVKHLRTHTGEKPYGCGRCGKTFSLSSNLVKHERTHTGEKPFSCPQCPKRFKKKTHLASHQRTHTGERPYRCGECGKAFGQSSTLIEHQRTHTGERPFRCGACGKSFCVSSNLVKHRRIHTGEKPYGCGRCGKRFRYKPQFTRHLKGHPEEEDPACGP; encoded by the exons ATGACGGCGGCGATGGCGTGGCCACCAG aggatggggagcaggaggacgaggacgaggaggaggccGAAGGCAGCGGCGAAGacctcccccgccgcccctaCCGCTGCGGCGAGTGCGGCAAGGCCTTCGCCCAGAGCTCCAACCTCCTGAAGCACCGGCGGGTGCACACGGGCGAGCGGCCCTACCGCTGCGGCGAGTGCGGCAAGGCCTTCGGCTGGAGCTCCTCCCTCCTGGAGCACCGCAAAGGCCACGCCGGCGCCAAGCCCCACGCCTGCGGCGAGTGCGGCAAAGCCTTCAGCCGCGGCTCCACCCTCCTGGAGCACCAACGCACCCACACCGGCGAGAAACCCTACCGGTGCGGGCAGTGCGGCGCCCGTTTCAGCCAGAGCTCCACCTTGGTCCACCACCGGCGCACCCACACCGGCGAGCGGCCCTACGGCTGCCCCGAGTGCGGGAGGGCCTTCGGGCGCAAGTCCACCTTGGCCACCCACCGGCGGACCCACACCGGCGAGCGGCCGTACG AGTGCCCCGAGTGCGGCAAAGCCTTCGGGCAGAGCTCCAAGCTCCTCCGGCACCAGGTGACCCACACCGGCGAGAAGCCCTACAAGTGCCCCGAGTGCGGCAAGATCTTCAGCCAGAGCTCCAACCTGGCCGAGCACCGGCGGACCCACGGCGCCGCCCGGCGCCACTTCTGCCCGCTCTGCGGCAAGGGCTTCGCCCTCGGGTCCTACCTGGCCAAGCACCGGCTGACCCACACCAGCGAGCGGCCCTACCGCTGCACCGAGTGCGGCAAGAGCTTCCGGCAGAGCTCCAACCTCATCCAGCACCAGCGCACCCACACCGGCGAGCGGCCCTACACCTGCGGGCTCTGCGGCAAGAGCTTCTGCCAAAACTCCCACCTGGCCAAGCACCGGCGCACCCACACCAGCGAGCGGCCCTACCACTGCGGGGACTGCGGCAAGAGCTTCCGGCAGAGCGCCAACCTCCTGGAGCACCGGCACACCCACACCGGCGAGCGGCCCTACCGCTGCGGCCAGTGCGGGAAGACCTTCGGGTGGAGCTCGGCCTTCAGCAAGCACCAGCGCACCCACCTGGC AACCATCTCAAGAACTTCCAGGTCCATCAAGGTGGCCCAAAGTCATGGCTTCGTCTATGTTATGGTGGCCCAGAGTCATGGTTTTGTCTTGGAGAACCATCTCAAGAACTTCCAG GAAGCGCCGCTCGCCCGCCACCATTGTCCGGGCCGGGAAAAAACGACCCCGTTTTGGGTGAAAAAACGCCCGGATTGGGGCTCACCGGTGCCAGGGAGCTCCTGCGGCTCTCGTGAATCTGTCCCCGTTGGATTTGGGGTGAAAAAGGGCAAAAACGGGCCGATCGCTGGCGGTGAGCGGCCGGGGGAGTTAAGCGGCGCGAGGATTGCGTTTTGGG GCGCCGCCATGGAGGGCGGGGAGGAGCCGCGGGGTCCCCGGCGGGACGGGGCCGTCCCCAGCGAGCCCCGCGCAG caccaccaacGCCCCCCGGCGACCACCCCCGCGGCTTCATCAACCTCCTGGGCCTCCTGGAGACCGCCGACCGCCCCTCCAAACCCTACCGCTGCACCGAGTGCGGGAGGACCTTCGGCCAGAGCTCCAACCTCCTGGAGCACCAGCGCACCCACACGGGCGAGAGgcccttctcctgcccccagTGCCCCAAGAGCTTCGGCAGGAGCTCCACCTTGGCCGAGCACCTCCGCACCCACACCGGCGAGAAGCCCTACGCCTGTCCCACCTGCGCCCGGACCTTCAGCCGCAGCTCCACCTTGACCGAGCACCGGCGCACCCACACCGGCGAGACCCCCTTCTCCTGCCCGGAGTGCGGGAGGACCTTCGGGAGGACCTCCAACCTGGTCAAGCACCTCCGCACCCACACCGGCGAGAAGCCCTACGGCTGCGGCCGCTGCGGCAAGACCTTCAGCCTCAGCTCCAACCTGGTCAAGCACGAGAGGACCCACACGGGCGAGAAGCCCTTCTCCTGCCCGCAGTGCCCCAAGCGCTTCAAGAAGAAGACCCACCTGGCCTCCCACCAGCGCACCCACACCGGCGAGCGGCCCTACCGCTGCGGCGAGTGCGGCAAGGCCTTCGGCCAGAGCTCCACCCTCATCGAGCACCAGCGCACCCACACCGGCGAGCGCCCCTTCCGCTGCGGCGCCTGCGGCAAGAGCTTCTGCGTCTCCTCCAACCTGGTCAAGCACCGGCGCATCCACACCGGCGAGAAGCCCTACGGCTGCGGCCGCTGCGGCAAGCGCTTCCGCTACAAGCCCCAGTTCACCCGGCACCTCAAGGGGCACCCCGAGGAGGAGGACCCGGCTTGCGGGCCCTAG